In Trichoderma asperellum chromosome 1, complete sequence, a single window of DNA contains:
- a CDS encoding uncharacterized protein (EggNog:ENOG41): MDTKDFDVIRIARSDGADTGPGYWPVTTPAPAANAAKKSGKEAAVADKTPRTKPQMTRLAEDDPRFVEWRIKLGILLKQELSPNPDEGNPWYVNFPRGYWLYEKSKHLWVSGYPTKSKLFKSPQEFGVHLIWLLSASKDYGDCCCVHCNVPAPVKASYAPEEPVAQAIGQSLTHASIPVPAHSPIPPPIQAPAEQSSAKAEKSERPIKVTPVPLPPMPGQSSYRPPNITPHPQGAQQPLQPAQPKPIQQTPVPLPTPIQPREPIQPTQTPQILQQTPSQPPPIAATNPSTPVPVPAAAAPTPLQQQTAQQTAQQQMVQQQTIQQQAALQPKPQAIQWSLKGSLLFRAGELVWYQTGNTWRLGIIATPPNVTPNGMVFDLLPLGHATVPQANVSKAEADLRPFYCYSVPSVDIAELKDKIFDEVPWENMFQSAGNNSVRRDLLNLDASKMAASKVDFSHSLWTRRGDDPTGKAVSYFGCFFGAERLEIGDTVRVKMAGAEANSSPTTVMGLLHIFTSADYPGSIFFRGPIYQLAKGPGVAGTVIDDEKDKLPLAMQDEIRWRTQVTRSRQWCWVLVKDNVVFKEQSIRGRFYPTHRLMPIYNLNEFRGLVAGQQPLRDQHIYLNNRMDGAGGRHIGRKANRLDTLGPCVPPTARLVLEPHIIEE; this comes from the exons ATGGACACCAAAGATTTTGATGTGATTCGCATTGCGAGAAGCGATGGAGCAGACACCGGGCCAGGGTATTGGCCGGTGACAACACCAGCGCCGGCCGCCAACGCTGCGAAGAAGTCGGGCAAGGAAGCAGCTGTCGCAGACAAGACGCCACGAACAAAACCACAGATGACGAGATTGGCCGAAGATGACCCAAGATTTGTAGAGTGGCGGATAAAGCTGGGTATTCTATTGAAACAGGAGCTGTCTCCCAACCCAGACG AGGGAAACCCGTGGTATGTGAATTTCCCACGAGGGTACTGGTTATACGAGAAATCCAAGCATCTTTGGGTTTCTGGATACCCTACCAAGTCAAAGCTATTCAAAAGCCCACAAGAATTCGGCGTTCACTTGATATGGCTGCTCTCGGCATCCAAGGACTATGGCGATTGCTGCTGTGTTCATTGTAACGTACCTGCTCCTGTGAAGGCTTCATATGCGCCCGAAGAACCAGTGGCCCAAGCTATCGGCCAAAGTTTAACTCACGCCTCTATCCCCGTCCCGGCTCATTCTCCGATTCCACCTCCTATTCAAGCCCCAGCCGAACAGTCCTCAGCAAAGGCCGAGAAATCTGAGAGGCCGATCAAAGTGACACCCGTTCCGCTACCCCCAATGCCTGGTCAATCATCTTACAGACCGCCAAATATTACGCCTCATCCACAAGGAGCACAGCAGCCTCTACAGCCGGCACAGCCAAAGCCCATCCAGCAGACTCCCGTACCCCTACCCACGCCTATTCAGCCGCGCGAGCCGATCCAGCCCACTCAAACACCCCAGATCTTACAACAGACGCCATCCCAGCCACCTCCCATAGCTGCCACCAATCCTTCGACTCCAGTGCCTGttcctgcagctgcagcgcccACACCGCTTCAGCAGCAGACGGCCCAGCAGAcggcccagcagcagatggTTCAGCAGCAGACGATTCAGCAACAGGCAGCTCTGCAACCAAAACCACAGGCTATCCAATGGTCATTAAAGGGCTCATTGCTTTTCCGAGCTGGAGAGCTGGTATGGTATCAGACGGGCAATACATGGCGCCTTGGGATTATTGCCACCCCCCCTAACGTCACCCCTAATGGGATGGTATTCGATTTACTTCCCTTAGGCCACGCCACGGTGCCTCAAGCTAATGTCTCAAAGGCTGAGGCCGACTTGCGACCCTTCTACTGCTATAGCGTCCCCTCTGTTGACATTGCAGAGCTCAAAGACAAGATATTTGATGAGGTGCCTTGGGAAAACATGTTTCAATCTGCCGGGAATAATTCTGTCCGTCGAGATCTTCTGAATCTAGATGCCTCCAAAATGGCCGCGTCGAAAGTCGACTTCTCTCATTCCCTCTGGACTCGTCGTGGTGACGATCCCACCGGCAAGGCCGTATCATATTTCGGATGTTTCTTCGGTGCCGAGCGCCTCGAAATCGGCGACACCGTGCGGGTGAAAATGGCAGGGGCAGAGGCCAACTCCAGCCCGACAACTGTGATGGGTTTGCTGCACATCTTCACCAGCGCCGACTATCCTGGCTCAATCTTCTTCCGCGGACCAATCTACCAGCTGGCCAAGGGGCCCGGCGTCGCTGGCACCGTCATTGACGATGAGAAGGATAAGCTCCCGCTCGCCATGCAAGACGAGATTCGATGGCGGACCCAGGTCACGCGCAGCCGGCAATGGTGCTGGGTTCTCGTCAAGGATAACGTGGTTTTTAAGGAACAGTCTATCAGAGGTCGCTTTTACCCGACGCATCGGCTGATGCCCATTTACAACCTGAATGAGTTTAGGGGCCTGGTGGCGGGGCAGCAGCCGTTGAGAGATCAGCATATATACTTGAACAACCGTATGGATGGTGCTGGAGGAAGGCATATTGGACGGAAGGCGAATCGGCTTGACACGCTGGGGCCTTGCGTGCCGCCTACAGCGAGGTTGGTGCTTGAGCCACATATCATAGAGGAGTAG
- a CDS encoding uncharacterized protein (EggNog:ENOG41) codes for MSSSAQPAGPLPKADRERKGIVKVFAKVKGVLRRTGTERQASAAAGTSAGGVVATTTTTPGAKTEDAPKLISHVDAKAAEARALYEAMPGVSRLSKLELFEERAKKLNERFGLEIHPMEWQSAIPSDTVLRMDKPIRMRIRRTCHRCNATFGATKECPNCSHSRCTKCTRYPPKRSEAEIIASRERRAAKIKANRENAPILPDYEPIEKNIVLKRPSKTGGQDLIHKKPRQRVRRTCHECDTLFTAGNKTCEKCKHVRCTDCPRDPPKKDKYPFGYPGDEFGPKSVPHYECLNCKTVYPTGVEDGTECRKCKFPKSHASPRARPRKVEPIPDPEVIRRLQAKLDDLNLT; via the exons atGAGCTCCTCCGCCCAACCAGCGGGGCCATTGCCAAAGGCCGATAGAGAGAGGAAGGGAATTGTCAAAGTATTCGCCAAGGTCAAGGGCGTTTTGCGAAGAACTGGCACCGAGCGTCAAGCGTCTGCTGCCGCTGGAACGTCGGCAGGCGGTGTTGTCGCTACGACTACCACGACCCCAGGAGCTAAGACTGAGGATGCTCCCAAGCT TATCAGCCATGTCGACGCCAAAGCTGCAGAAGCGAGAGCTCTTTACGAGGCCATGCCCGGTGTCAGCCGGCTCTCCAAGTTGGAGCTATTTGAAGAGCGGGCAAAGAAGCTGAATGAGCGATTTGGTCTGGAGATTCATCCTATGGAATGGCAGAGCGCTATCCCTAGCGATACTGTCCTTCGTATGGACAAGCCCATTCGAATGCGCATTCGACGGACCTGCCATCGCTGTAACGCTACCTTTGGCGCTACTAAAGAATGCCCCAACTGCAGCCATAGCCGCTGCACCAAATGCACGCGATATCCACCAAAGCGCTCCGAGGCTGAGATCATCGCTAGCCGTGAAAGGAGAGCTGCTAAGATCAAGGCCAACCGCGAGAATGCCCCGATACTGCCCGATTATGAACCAATAGAGAAGAACATTGTTCTGAAGCGCCCAAGCAAGACGGGAGGCCAGGATCTTATCCATAAGAAGCCTCGTCAACGTGTCCGACGAACTTGCCACGAATGCGATACCCTCTTCACAGCCGGAAATAAAACATGCGAAAAGTGCAAGCATGTTCGCTGCACGGACTGCCCCAGAGACCC GCCCAAGAAAGACAAGTATCCATTCGGCTATCCTGGCGATGAATTTGGACCAAAGAGTGTGCCTCACTATGAATGCTTGAATTGCAAAACTGTTTACCCTACCGGGGTCGAAGATGGGACGGAATGCAGGAAGTGCAAATTTCCCAAATCGCATGCCTCTCCCCGCGCTCGGCCTCGCAAGGTAGAACCAATACCCGATCCAGAAGTCATACGAAGACTGCAAGCCAAGCTGGACGACCTAAACCTCACATAG